In 'Nostoc azollae' 0708, the following are encoded in one genomic region:
- a CDS encoding 4a-hydroxytetrahydrobiopterin dehydratase → MAGYKLSETELQQALNSLPGWQIKEGKLYKEYKFNSFATALGWMVTVGVHAEIMEHHPEWFNVYSTVWVNLVTHDNGNAISNLDIELAKKMEEIYSS, encoded by the coding sequence ATGGCAGGATACAAACTCAGCGAAACCGAACTACAACAAGCCCTCAATAGTTTACCAGGATGGCAAATTAAAGAAGGCAAGTTATACAAAGAATACAAATTTAATTCCTTTGCTACAGCCTTGGGTTGGATGGTAACTGTCGGCGTTCACGCGGAAATAATGGAACATCACCCGGAATGGTTTAATGTTTACAGCACGGTCTGGGTGAATCTTGTTACCCACGACAACGGTAATGCTATCAGCAATTTAGATATTGAACTAGCGAAGAAAATGGAAGAAATCTATAGTTCGTAA